Genomic DNA from Deltaproteobacteria bacterium:
TGTAATCCGATGTTTTTCTGTTCAGATGACACCCGCCGCCGATGCGTTTCCATAAAGGGGTGATCCGGTTCTGCCACCGGATAGTGGAGGTCCGGGCGGCCAGAACATGCTCGAAAAACAGAAAGCGGCCCTCCGGCCTCAATAACCGGTGAATTTCGGAAAGGGCGGCAGACGGATCCTGAACCGAGCAAAGCACCAGGAAACTGATCACCGTATCAGCGGTTTCATCTTTGATCGGCATGCGTTCGGCCGCGGCCCTGATCACTTGCGCATCCGATTTATATGATCTGCGCCGCAGAAGTCTCTGTTTCGCCTTGCTGACCATCACGGGGGACGGGTCCGTGGGAAAATAGGGATGGACCGTTTCCGGCAGGAAAGCCATATTTTGGGCGGCCCCGGCACCGATTTCCACGACTCGGCCGCGGGCATGGCTCAGCAGGCGCCTGCGGATTTTGGCTAAGCCGCTGGTTGCCGCTATTTCGATATACGGAAAGATATAGCGGGCGTACCATCCCGTGTAAGC
This window encodes:
- a CDS encoding class I SAM-dependent methyltransferase, with amino-acid sequence MTPDIITDGSTRSAAYTGWYARYIFPYIEIAATSGLAKIRRRLLSHARGRVVEIGAGAAQNMAFLPETVHPYFPTDPSPVMVSKAKQRLLRRRSYKSDAQVIRAAAERMPIKDETADTVISFLVLCSVQDPSAALSEIHRLLRPEGRFLFFEHVLAARTSTIRWQNRITPLWKRIGGGCHLNRKTSDYIEQGGFRFIQLQRYRSQKMGPAITSNVIEGIAAKNDP